In one Siniperca chuatsi isolate FFG_IHB_CAS linkage group LG14, ASM2008510v1, whole genome shotgun sequence genomic region, the following are encoded:
- the LOC122888326 gene encoding uncharacterized protein LOC122888326, giving the protein MCIMELEASEPPHSFLYMDEAGFNLTKRRRRGRNIIGHRATVDVPGQRGGIITMGCAISENGVLTHIPIIGPYNTERLVTFLDTLYRDLIPEQERGQIGDDLPKYVIVWDNVSFHRSNIIGQWFAAHDRMLMEFLPPYSPFLNPIEEFFSAWRWKVYDRQPHTQMTLLAAMDAACDDITADACRGWIRHSKRFFPRCIAREDVRCDVDENLWPNRQDRQEV; this is encoded by the exons ATG TGTATAATGGAACTGGAAGCAAGTGAACCACCGCACAGcttcctctacatggatgaagcTGGCTTCAACCTAACAAAACGTAGAAGGCGTGGTCGAAATATCATCGGCCACAGAGCTACAGTTGATGTGCCAGGCCAACGGGGCGGAATCATAACCATGGGTTGTGCAATCTCTGAGAATGGTGTGCTAACGCATATTCCCATTATTGGGCCATACAATACAGAGCGTCTTGTCACCTTTTTAGACACTCTCTACAGGGATCTCATCCCTGAACAAGAGAGGGGTCAGATTGGAGATGACCTGCCAAAGTATGTGATCGTTTGGGACAATGTCAGTTTCCATCGTTCCAACATCATCGGGCAATGGTTTGCTGCCCATgacaggatgctgatggagttcCTCCCACCCTACTCTCCATTCCTTAACCCCATTGAGGAATTTTTCTCAGCATGGAGATGGAAAGTATACGATCGTCAGCCACATACACAAATGACCCTTCTGGCTGCCATGGATGCTGCATGTGACGACATCACAGCAGATGCCTGCAGAGGCTGGATAAGACACTCAAAAAGATTCTTTCCACGCTGCATTGCAAGAGAAGATGTTcgttgtgatgtggatgagaatttGTGGCCTAACAGACAGGATCGTCAAGAGGTGTAG